The Arachis ipaensis cultivar K30076 chromosome B10, Araip1.1, whole genome shotgun sequence DNA window ATAAGCAAGGTGCCTCCATATTTACCATACAAGTGAGTACCATCAATAGAAATAAGCAGTTTGCAATGCTTGAAAGTCTCAACACGTGATGAAAATGTCCAAAAAATCCGATAAAACATAATACTATCTTCAACACTGCGGTATGGTTGAGTTATAAGTTGAACCCATGTGCCTACATCATAATAACTGTTAGAACATAAGTTCGTTTAATATTGCATATATAACTAAAGACAACATAATGACACATACATGGTAAGTACAACTACATTGCAAATAGCCACCTAGGAAGTTAATTGTATGAATCCTTCCAATCTCCGTATATTCTAGCGATTACCTTCTACTTTGCAAGCCAAACTTTTCTATAGGATGCTTTATAGTTAAAGTGGGTTTTAATAAATCCTTGCAAAACCCTTATGCTAATGGTTAGATCGGCTTTTATAATTAAGAAGATCACTTGAGCTATCATTTTCGAGTCCAACCTTTAATAATGTTGTCTCATTGATGTTTGTATACAAGAATGAGGATCATTGTATTTTCTCACCTTCCATTTTTCCTACATTTAATGATAGAAAATGCGTATGCTCCATTGACAACCCATTTCAAACTAAGTGCACTAAAATGAATACTTCACATGGCCACTCGCTAATATTTTATATCTACAGTCCTCCTAATGATATACATCTTTATTGCCATATGAACTTCCTCTTTATTCTCAAACTGTTACCCAACTACGAACTCATTAATTGGATCATCATTGAGACCTCCCTGATCAATAGACCAATCTTGGTTCATTACATCCAGATTCAACGTGGTAAAGTGAGGGAGATGATCATATGGCTGGAAAATAGCAGGCTGAGTCGGTGCGAGTTAGGAGTTTGTGAAATAGTTTCTCAgcatcctcctcctcatcatcatcattaggtATATCAATCGGTTCAACTTCTACCTCCTCACTATTGGATATAGGGTTAATTAGATATAGATTGATCATTGGGCCTCCAACTGCAAAGCTCTCATGGCTTTCAACATCTGCTTGCCACATGTCCTCTGGCAGTATATTCAAATCTTCATGCTTCGACCCATCATTACTGCCTTCAGGTGGCATGTTTTGATCAACCATCAATCTCCTAATGTTTCTTCTCACAATCCTACCTGACTGGGTGTCATAACTATAGTTGTCAAAATCGAACCGATCAAGTTACTGgtttactggtttattggtttaACCGATAAGTtactggttgaaccggttgacTCGATTccacataaatataaaaatataaaatagttaaaaacttaaaattaaaatttgaaatacatattttcactaaTATTTAAGAATAATCATGtctcaaattctaaaaataactaatataaaaataaacataaaatttgtCAGTACTACTATAATAATATCTTAATTTTGACACAATAAGAGTAACAAACATATTAGTACATCACataattaattcacaaagccTATCATCTAACCATAATATCAGTATATTTTAACACTAGCATTAAAATAAATAACCTTAATCACAACACTAGTGTTGAAATAGATGAAGCAGATTAAAAATggtacatattaaaatataattaattcaaaaaatagagaatacaaaattaaattaaattagatatctataaaaaaatttaattgaatGTTTACTATATAATTAGTTTTtgttatatataataataacaaacatCATGGCTGCAACCATGAGGATTCAAGTTCAAACCTTATCCTTATCATTTTGGAAAAAATTTCGGTGTTACCAGACCGGTCCGGTTGGATCAATTTTTGCCAATTCTCATAGATTTTAACTGATTTTTGTCGGTTCTTATCGATTCATATCGGTTTTTATCTTTGAATGGTCCAAAAAGTAAACTGAACCGGTCTAAAATTCGATTCACCGATTTTTTAATCGAACCGGTCGATCCGGTTCGATTTTTACAACTATAGTCATCACTAATGTATGAAAAACTCTCCTCACACAGATCAAGCAGTTAAATAGATAATTCCAAAATATGAATTCTGGAAAAATGATTGTGCCAATTCCTGATTAATTTTGTTCAGCACAACCTATGATGCATGGATACTGACACAGACACGGGATACGATATGACTCGGGACACGCCAACGAcacacaaatttttaaaaattacaagATACGGGGATACTTTCTGAATTTATTTTAGGAATACATATTAAGAATAAAGTTGGACACGCTCACACACGATGGTATTTATATGTGTCTAAACGTGtctgaaattttattttttattttttattaagacacggttagaCACGGCAAACACGCGTGTCTGAAATGTGTTGTGTCCGAAATGTGTCAAACACGTGGACATGACAACTTAGCAAAGTGTCTGTGCTTCATAGAGCATAACAAAATTACTAATAAAttgatatttattaaaataatatcatTTATAATAAAAAGTATCATATGCTTCTATTGGATATCTGTAATAAATCTTCTTCACTTGTTTTCTGTGTTGTTGACAGTAGCatgtaaattaaaacaagattacTCAATGTTGCTGGACATCTCACATCTGATTACATgtcaataaatataataaatctaTTATGATCTAATAATATTTTGGTGTTTgctacggtacgatgataaattcatacgtaccgatacgtTAAAAATATGGACAAATAGTAATAAGCCACGTGAAATTTATTTTCCATATCAGTGCGTACCGATACGTTATAATACGTACCGATTTATTAATGGGTGCACCATTTCCAAGGTAATTAATACCTACGCAAACCTCTAACGGatgcgacgtttgattagacgtaactgtgaaAACCAAAAGTCacgaaaagtcacgtcggttccAAATGATCACGTCGGTTCCATCACAAGTCGGCTACGACCCCaagtagaatactcgaacccaagtcttaaaagaaattgggctcgagtaggggcactgttcataccccaaggataaggcccaggtccaaacgaaaggcccaatccaaaggattgagcctcgCCCTATACCGACCTCCTCCCTACGAAGTCGGTTCTTACCACGACTTACCCTAAAGAAGTCGGGGAcgaggattagctggcagataagcactcattcaaatgagtaactgcccctaaaatctctctacccacttTCAGgtgccatatctcaacttccctaagataaaggaacggttatccaccttaaatagcagaactactccaacggtggttatgggttcgccattataaatacactgacacttctcaggtatctcagaatcccaatactctctaaacctgttttgctccctttgctgactttggcatcggagtgtctttgcaggtaccacccccattttCTCATACTGAAGTTGGACGGGGGCCTTGGATCACAAACCCATTCGGATACTCCCTcattcagacgattgggccagccAAACTAATCcaacccattaatctccggttacccatcgtaaccaatgttctgaaaaccaaACCGGACCGGCCAATCGGACCGGTTTAACCGCAAACCGATAGTATTAATGATCCGGTCAGGCATATAAAACCGACAATAAAAAAATCGGCAAAAAACCGTTGAACCGGACAAGAACCGGACGGTCAGACCGAACCGGAACCGGGCCGGTTTACACAAAAAGGGAAGCTCCTTCATTTCTTTCTCCCgttctccctttctttctttcagtCTCAGAAATCACACAAACCCAGCCACAAAACCCTAGCACTGTAAGCCTACACCACCGCCACAAGGAGGGGCATACTGCCGCCGTCCGTCGCACTTAAAGTTCCCCATCCGTCATCTAGCTTCCCTCGTGCTCCAAGTCTTTAACCCCTGTTCGCTGTCACCGATCGCGGTtgcttcctcgagctcggcgtccgtcgtctttgtctgctcagccgCGCTTCCGTCGCCTAAGAATATGTTtagattttgttttttatttttattttttaaaaataatttttatttttcaattttttatatttaatttttttaaaagatacttTATTTCTAAatgttgaaaataataaaaatatgtttagatgatctatttttaaaatgtattttttaatattttaaaatataaaattataattttattaaatgtatgtttttagttatttatttttttattaagttaacaatttatttttatataatatcaaatataaaatatatttgttGAATTTATAGTCaatttaattctaaaatttaTAGTTCTAAAATTTAGGATTGaacaaatatatttattaaatttttttatttagtactGAATACTACTACTTGAATTAAAAAAGTTATGATAAATAAAAGTTAacgatttatttttatattattaaactaCTCTTTCAATTTAACTCGTGACAACAGTAAAAAAATCTCACAAACTACAAATTTAACCCAACAAAATAtacaaattcaattttaatttagtctttataattattttatctttatctcatttttatttgtttttattttttatagatcAATAtcctatatatatttaattttacctTTATAATTCACAATTTCAATCGATCAAGAATCAATTAAATTTCTtcgtcttttcttttctttccttattctttcacaattttattattcttttcttTCCTCCATTCTTTTCACCCCTATTTTCCTCCTCCTCCCGCCCTTGCTCCCCAAACCCTAAATCTCTAAACCCAATTTCTGAATCGATAGATTGATCGATTAATGGAACGATCCTCAGATTCTGCTTGAGCGTTTTTTAATCGGAAGACGCGAAGATGGTTCTCGCACAGCTCGGAGGGAGCATCTCGCGTGCTCTCCAGCAGATGAGCAATGCGACGGTGATCGATGAGAAGGTTCTGAAAGAGTGCCTCAACGAGATCACGCGAGCTCTTGTCCAGGCCGATGTTCAATTCAAGCTGGTGTGCGACATGCAGACCAACATCAAGAAGATTGTCAACCTCGAAGATCTCGCCGCTGGTCACGACAAGCGCAAAATCATCCAACAAGCTGTGTTTAAAGAACTATGTAAAATGCTGGATGCTGGGAAGCCTTCTTTCACTCCAAAAAAGGGGAAGCCAAGTGTCGTCATGTTTGTTGGTTTACAAGGATCTGGAAAAACCACAACTTGTACAAAGTATGCGTATTATCATCAGAAGAAGGGCTGGAAGCCAGCACTTGTATGTGCAGATACATTCAGAGCTGGTGCATTTGATCAATTGAAACAAAATGCCACTAAAGCTAAGATCCCTTTCTATGGAAGTTACATGGAGTCAGATCCTGTGAAAATTGCTGTGGACGGTGTagaaagattcaaaaaagaaaactgTGATCTCATAATCGTTGATACCAGTGGACGGCACAAACAAGAAGCTGCTCTTTTTGAAGAAATGCGTCAAGTTTCAGAAGCAACGAAACCAGATCTTGTCATATTTGTTATGGATAGCAGTATTGGTCAGGCTGCTTTTGATCAGGCTCAAGCGTTTAAGCAGAGTGTTGCAGTTGGAGCTGTAATTGTTACTAAAATGGATGGCCATGCAAAGGGTGGTGGTGCTCTTAGTGCTGTTGCGGCAACAAAGAGTCCTGTCATATTCATTGGAACGGGAGAACACATGGATGAGTTTGAAGTTTTTGATGTTAAACCTTTTGTAAGCCGACTGTTAGGCATGGGTGATTGGTCTGGGTTTATGGACAAAATTCATGAAGTCGTTCCTATGGATCAACAGCCAGAACTGCTTCAAAAGCTGTCTGAAGGAAACTTCACCTTGAGGATTATGTATGAGCAGTTCCAAAAGATACTTAAAATGGGCCCTATCAGCCAGGTGTTTTCCATGCTTCCAGGATTTAGTGCTGAATTAATGCCAAAAGGCCGTGAGAAAGAAAGCCAGGCAAAAATTAAGCGTTACATGACAATGATGGATTCAATGACAAATGAAGAGTTGGACAGTTCAAACCCAAAGATCATGAATGAATCTCGGATAATGCGAATTGCTCGGGGCGCTGGTCGTCAAGTAAGGGAAGTAATGGAGATGTTGGAAGAATACAAGCGTCTTGCAAAAATCTGGAGCAAAATGAAAGGGCTTAAATTCCCAAAGAAGGGTGACATGAGTGCCCTATCTCGAAATATGAATGCCCAACAAATGGGCAAAGTCCTCCCTTCTCAGATGCTGCAGCAAATAGGTGGCATGGGCGGGCTACAGAACTTGATGAAGCAGATGGGATCTGCAAAAGACATGATGGGAATGTTTGGTGATGGCAATTAGTTTAATGAACCTGGCCTTATGCTCTGTTTAGTGGATTTCTGAATGTGGATTGAAATTAAATTGTTGATTTTGTGTTGTTAAAACTCTTCTGCtgctctttttaatttctgaGGAAATGGTGACTGCTCAGATCGAAGGTCGGTGCACATTGCTAGTGcttgttcttctttttttgtGCTCTGTTCAGAAGTGAGAACTAAGGGTTTAGGATTTTACTACTGTTCTTATTTTTAATTACTACTGTAAATGCTAATTTTTGAACAACTTGTCAACACCTTCCAAcattggctaatttttttttttaataagaaatTGACACATTCATTCTTTTGCTTACCACAACAATATCATACAATTTTCCTAATTGCTATCATAGTGATGTATGTTATGCTTGatatatgaaaataaaataattgatttatttGATGTTATTACTATCATACTTTGTGAGTTGTACGTGAcactataaaataaattaaaacagtgCCCTTTTAATTTTTTACCCTCCTGATTTTGATTATATGGTTTTCCAAAAAAATGAAACACAGAAAATATATGGAATTAAGTAGATGGATGATTTTGGACTTAACCACTCAACTTTAGTTAGTGGAACCCAAAAAAATGATATGTCATGCATAAAAATATGGTGCGTGTGTGGAAATTAGTGAATCAAgagcatttattattattattattttaaaaagggTTCTAAGCAGAAACAAGAAGGAAAACTATATTATGAGGTGgggaaaaaataaatttatcttgaataaaaataacttgtttatttaatatttattaaatattgttaaaattaatgaataataaataaaacaaattttcgataAATATGTAGCATCCGaatatttattttcttatattgCATCATCCACttaaccaaaaaaataataataaaaaaagaagctTATATCAAATTCAGAAGTATGGcaatataatcataaaaaatatagttGAGACTTGAGAGGAATAAATGCTTTTTTTCCCAGCACTTGTTGTGTGAGGTATATGGTTTATGTAGTGGACTAAATGGTCAACAATATCATTAGACAGATTAGGACTCACCTTTCTTTTCCTGTCTTTTGATTGTTATCAAATTAAAGGTGTTTGTATATACACCAAGAGATCACTTATTAGTTATTATCAGTATATTTCTTTCATTTGACCAATCAATTTGTACTTGTATAATACTTGTGCTGTACTATATAATACATTATAGTTTGGTCAATAGGACATAATCAACCTAATTTCACACCTAGCTATTTgccattttaataatatttatatataaaaattaatttgattctaTTTCCCTCATTTTCTTTTGGTCAAGTTGATCATTATTGTTGTTGGCTTAGTAGTGCATGTAACTGGCAAATGGTTTATATGAGGCTGACTCATATACATGTCAACGCGCccctaataatatatattaatttaatttaatttaatttctttttattttttcacggTATTCTCCAATCTGACAGGTCAAAGACTAATCTGTGGTagatctgagctccatttaagagtCTACTAATGAATTTCTGCATGCACAATGTGAAATTCGAACCCCCAACACTTACTTAAACGGACTAATGAACTAAATACTCGACTAACCCAAGTtggtttaatttaatttcttttaatcgGAATAAACTATACCCACCAGaagatatatttttattattggaaaagaattcaattcaaattaaaaattttaaataggcCTTGGTTAGTAAGTTTTTATAAtctttaattttataactatggTTCGAATTTTTGAGAATACTATTAAGTAAGATGATTTATCACTTGAATCAATTATGTATTGattatattgttatttttttaaaaaaaaaaagtatgaaataaattaaaaaaagaaaaaagactaTATATACAAAATTCgtgcaaataataataataataataatatagagtCCTACTTTCTAATAATTACCACTATTTTATGTTATTGGTGGTAACTGGTAAGCATGCTTGAATTATCCATGTTTCTTGTTTTATCCTAATGGTAGCTCAACCCATACATAATCCATGTTTATTTTATTAAGAGTTGTGGTTTAACTAAAGTGGATAACTTGATGAAAAGTTCAACTCAACTTGGCAACAACAAGTCAgtataattttaaaggtttttgctacggtacgatgataaattcatatGTACTGATACGTTAAAAATATGGACAAATAGTAATAAACCACGTGGA harbors:
- the LOC107623546 gene encoding signal recognition particle 54 kDa protein 2 isoform X1; protein product: MVLAQLGGSISRALQQMSNATVIDEKVLKECLNEITRALVQADVQFKLVCDMQTNIKKIVNLEDLAAGHDKRKIIQQAVFKELCKMLDAGKPSFTPKKGKPSVVMFVGLQGSGKTTTCTKYAYYHQKKGWKPALVCADTFRAGAFDQLKQNATKAKIPFYGSYMESDPVKIAVDGVERFKKENCDLIIVDTSGRHKQEAALFEEMRQVSEATKPDLVIFVMDSSIGQAAFDQAQAFKQSVAVGAVIVTKMDGHAKGGGALSAVAATKSPVIFIGTGEHMDEFEVFDVKPFVSRLLGMGDWSGFMDKIHEVVPMDQQPELLQKLSEGNFTLRIMYEQFQKILKMGPISQVFSMLPGFSAELMPKGREKESQAKIKRYMTMMDSMTNEELDSSNPKIMNESRIMRIARGAGRQVREVMEMLEEYKRLAKIWSKMKGLKFPKKGDMSALSRNMNAQQMGKVLPSQMLQQIGGMGGLQNLMKQMGSAKDMMGMFGDGN
- the LOC107623546 gene encoding signal recognition particle 54 kDa protein 2 isoform X2 → MVLAQLGGSISRALQQMSNATVIDEKVLKECLNEITRALVQADVQFKLVCDMQTNIKKIVNLEDLAAGHDKRKIIQQAVFKELCKMLDAGKPSFTPKKGKPSVVMFVGLQGSGKTTTCTKYAYYHQKKGWKPALVCADTFRAGAFDQLKQNATKAKIPFYGSYMESDPVKIAVDGVERFKKENCDLIIVDTSGRHKQEAALFEEMRQVSEATKPDLVIFVMDSSIGQAAFDQAQAFKQSVAVGAVIVTKMDGHAKGGGALSAVAATKSPVIFIGTGEHMDEFEVFDVKPFVSRLLGMGDWSGFMDKIHEVVPMDQQPELLQKLSEGNFTLRIMYEQFQKILKMGPISQVFSMLPGFSAELMPKGREKESQAKIKRYMTMMDSMTNEELDSSNPKIMNESRIMRIARGAGRQVREVMEMLEEYKRLAKIWSKMKGLKFPKKGDMSALSRNMNAQQMGGMGGLQNLMKQMGSAKDMMGMFGDGN